ACACGAAATTGCGACAACAAAGGATATTGTAAAAGACCCATATGTATTTGAGTTCCTGAATATTCCGGAAAGCAAGAGAGTTTCTGAAAAAGCACTGGAAAAGAAGCTGCTTGACAACCTGCAAACATTTCTTCTTGAACTTGGAAAAGGATTTTCATTCGTTGCCCGACAATTCAGAGTAACCATTGATAATGACCATTTTCACGTTGACCTTGTATTTTATCACCGAATCCTAAAATGCTTTGTATTGATTGACCTGAAAATCAGAAAAGTCAAGCATCAGGACATAGGACAAATGAATCTTTATCTGAATTATTTTATAGAAGAAGAAAACACAGAAGGCGACAATGCACCAATTGGCATTATCATTTCAGCAGACAAGAATGAGCTATTGGTAAAATATGCAACAGGTGGCCTTTCAAATAAGATATTTGTTTCAAAATACCAGCTTTACCTCCCGGACAAAAAATTACTTGAGAATAAAATGAAGGAAATATTAGAAAAAGAATAGCCGCATTTCGCAGCCACATGAAGAAAATATACCCCCTAAAAAACAAAATTTTTTGGTATTTGGTATAAAATAACTGTATTTCGGCAGACAGAAATTTGCCCTAAAACAAGGGCTATAAGCAATAGCGGTTGACGAAAAAACATGTATCTTTACACTTTCAATATGCGGTTGGTTTTTGGGACAGGTGCGTAGTTCTTAAACCGCAACGAAACATATGCGCGTCCCGTTATCTTCTATTTTGCCCAATTTTAAAATCAATTGAACAAGTTAATAAACATACTCCAAAACCCCCTCTTTATAGCTCTCGTAGTTGCCGCTATTATTATCCCCTTTTTACCCCAAACCTTTGACAAATACAAAATGGAACTTATTGACAGCCAGACGGCTCTTGTTACACCGGACAAAAAATCATGGAGCATTGTTCTTTACAACGACCTCAACAATGACGTGAAAAGTGAGAAAGTTCGCTGCGGTATTTTATCCTTGCAATCACCAGGGAGTTATGATTATTTCATTCTATCTGACAATAAAGATGGCGTAATATGCCAGTTGAATTTCACAACCCGCTTGCATCGCCGCAGCAGGGTGTCATTTGGTGACTGCGACAATAACGGGTTCAATGAAATATACTTTTTTACTTTCAGGAACGACTCCATTTTTATTCAGCGCTTTATTGACCCCTACAAAGGAAAAGGATGCGAAGGAAAACTTACAAAACCCAAATACGTTGACAAAGTATGGAAAAATAATAAAAATGAGATTGGCGGAATTTCGGAAGCCAAATTCTATGATTTGAATGGCGATGGATACAAAGAAGTGATTTTTAGTATCCATACCGGTTTTGCACAACAGCCCCGTAATATGTATGCTTATGATATAATCAATGACACCATTTTGAAATCTCCTCAAAGTGGTGCTCACAGTGGTTATGGCAGTCCAATTTTCTATGATTTGAATAATGATGGGGAAATTGAAATTATTAAGGGCTATACTGCAGCTGGTAATTTGCCGGAAGATTTTCCGTATTCAGACAACAGCGCCTGGCTGATGGTCTTTGACAATAAGTTAAATTTTTTCTTTGACCCGATTGAATTTCCCCTGTTTCAATCCAATGTACTAGCAGTTCCATACAGAATAAAAGGCGAGACATTCATTGCTGTTTTATACCGGTATACCGGAACAGAAAATATAAAGCCGGCTTTATATCTATATAACATCAAAGGAAAGAAAGTAAAAGAAAAAATATTACCTGAAGCATATAACTGGAAAGCACTAAACATCATATCACTTAATTCAGAAAAAAGAGACAGATTGTATTTAATTGATTTCAAAGGAAATATAGAACAATTAAATGAAGAATTTGAAACAATAAATGAATATAAAATTGAACCGCTAGTGCACTCCTTTCCGCACTTTATTGATGCAGACGGTGATGGGGAAGATGAACTGTGTTTTTTTAGCGAGGACATGCAAAGGATCATTATCGTCCGCAACGATTTTTCGCATCCCATTGCCGCGGATGTACCGAATACAGGGGGTCATTTAGCATTGGAAATTAAACGAAACGGAGACCTGCACCCCAATATTTTCGTACAGCGGGGTGCAAACCGCTACATGTTCAGCTACCTCCCCAACCCGCTGTATTACCTCAAATACCTGATATACGCAGGCATCTGGCTGGGGCTGTCGCTGTTCATATTCGGAGTTCAAAAGGCAGGGGCCTATAAGTTAGAACAGGACAAAAAGAAGCTTGAGCATACGGTTAAAGAAAGAACCGCAGAAGTTATGACGCAAAAAGAAGAGATATTAACGCAAAATGAGGTATTGGAAAGTCGAAAGGAAGAGTTAGAAACAATGAATATTGAATTAGATAAGCTTTCATTAGTAGCGAGAAAAACAGACAACTACGTGATAATTACCGATAAAGATGATAAAATTGAATGGGTTAATGAGGGGTTTACACGCATTACGGGTTTTAAACTGAAAAACGTTATAGGCCAGCATCCCTCCGTTATTTTAAGAGGCGATGGTACAGACCCTGAAGTGGCAAAAAAAATTGATAAAATGGCAAAAACAAAAAAGCCATTTACATCAGAAATTCTCAATTACAATAAAAAGGGTGAGCCGGTTTGGCTTTATACTAACGTTACTCCGGTATTAGATGATGCCGGTGAAATTATACGATATATTTCAGTTGGTAGTGATATTACTGAACGCAAAAAAGCGGAAGAAAAGATCAAACAACAAAACAAAAACATCACCGACAGCATTCACTACGCAGAACGGATTCAAAAGGCAATCTTACCTTCAGATGAGTACATCAGGGAAATACTCTCGCCTGTTGAAGATGTAGGCTTTTTTATATTGTATAAGCCAAAGGATATCGTGAGTGGTGATTTCTATTTTTTTAAAAGGTGAGGGATACTACTGTAATAGCCGCCTGTGATTGCACGGGGCATGGCGTACCGGGCGCCTTTATGAGCATGATAGGCAGCCGGTTGCTTGATGACATCGTATATGACAAAAAAGTCACTGATGCAGCTCAGGTATTAAATCAACTCCGCAAGGGTGTGATACACGCGTTTGGCAAGGCAGGGGCTACAGGCAAGCAGCAGGATGGTATGGATATGGCGCTAATAAGTTTAAAGTTTAGAAAAAGCGATGCCATCGCTACGAGCGATGGCATCGCTACACTGCAATACGCAGGTGCATACAATCCT
The DNA window shown above is from Cytophagales bacterium and carries:
- a CDS encoding PAS domain-containing protein, with the protein product MNKLINILQNPLFIALVVAAIIIPFLPQTFDKYKMELIDSQTALVTPDKKSWSIVLYNDLNNDVKSEKVRCGILSLQSPGSYDYFILSDNKDGVICQLNFTTRLHRRSRVSFGDCDNNGFNEIYFFTFRNDSIFIQRFIDPYKGKGCEGKLTKPKYVDKVWKNNKNEIGGISEAKFYDLNGDGYKEVIFSIHTGFAQQPRNMYAYDIINDTILKSPQSGAHSGYGSPIFYDLNNDGEIEIIKGYTAAGNLPEDFPYSDNSAWLMVFDNKLNFFFDPIEFPLFQSNVLAVPYRIKGETFIAVLYRYTGTENIKPALYLYNIKGKKVKEKILPEAYNWKALNIISLNSEKRDRLYLIDFKGNIEQLNEEFETINEYKIEPLVHSFPHFIDADGDGEDELCFFSEDMQRIIIVRNDFSHPIAADVPNTGGHLALEIKRNGDLHPNIFVQRGANRYMFSYLPNPLYYLKYLIYAGIWLGLSLFIFGVQKAGAYKLEQDKKKLEHTVKERTAEVMTQKEEILTQNEVLESRKEELETMNIELDKLSLVARKTDNYVIITDKDDKIEWVNEGFTRITGFKLKNVIGQHPSVILRGDGTDPEVAKKIDKMAKTKKPFTSEILNYNKKGEPVWLYTNVTPVLDDAGEIIRYISVGSDITERKKAEEKIKQQNKNITDSIHYAERIQKAILPSDEYIREILSPVEDVGFFILYKPKDIVSGDFYFFKR